The following are encoded in a window of Shewanella psychrotolerans genomic DNA:
- the ppc gene encoding phosphoenolpyruvate carboxylase produces MADMYASLRSNVGTLGQILGDTIRTHLDEPFLEKIEQIRHLAKSSRQGNDAAREQMLTLLAALPDDELVPFAKAFNQFLNLANIAEQFHTISRNCDELVCVPDPVEQLLGRMLNGKVDQDKMLECLQTLDIDLVLTAHPTEISRRTLIQKYSSVVDSLAALENPQLSERERKQHHLRLRQLIAQIWHTNEIRHERPTPVDEARWGLSTIEASLWQAIPDFLRQLNEQVEERTGKQIPTDIAPVRFSSWMGGDRDGNPFVTAKVTQEVLDRNRHTAARLFLKDVVLLVNELSMEEANDELLALTNNSHEPYRDVLREIRQKLRDTIDYLNMRLEGHSPEVDLSQLIWHEDDLKQPLTLLYNSLIDSNMSLIANGLLLDMLRRIACFGIHMLRLDIRQDAQRHSDVIAELTRYLGLGDYNHWDEHEKQAFLLRELTDKRPLIPNNWQPSDEVAEVINTVRLIANQSDKALGSYVISMASQPSDVLTVLLLLKEAGCPHPMRVVPLFETLDDLNNASSCMSALFNIDWYRGYCKGSQEVMIGYSDSAKDAGVMAAAWAQYRAQEQLVQICQRADIKLTLFHGRGGTIGRGGGPAHQAILSQPPGSVDGRIRVTEQGEMIRFKFGLPKLAVQSLALYTSAVMEATLLPPPEPKPEWRDAMERLAADSVEAYRAIVRDEPDFVAYFRAATPEVELGKLPLGSRPAKRRVDGGIESLRAIPWIFAWSQNRLMLPAWLGAGEALQAASDRGELALLQEMEQQWPFFETRISMLEMVYAKAEPNLAKYYEACLVPKELHHLGEALRERMATGIKAVLALTQADILMSHTPWNRESVELRNPYIDPLNFLQAELLARTRKNEDTASSNVQLALMLTIAGVAAGMRNTG; encoded by the coding sequence ATGGCTGATATGTACGCGTCGCTACGATCTAATGTTGGTACTTTAGGTCAGATATTGGGCGATACCATTCGCACACATTTAGATGAGCCCTTTTTAGAAAAAATTGAACAGATAAGACACTTAGCTAAGAGTTCTCGCCAAGGAAACGATGCAGCACGAGAGCAGATGCTAACCTTATTGGCTGCATTGCCAGATGATGAACTCGTCCCTTTCGCCAAAGCTTTTAATCAATTTCTTAATCTGGCGAACATCGCCGAGCAATTCCATACCATCAGCAGAAACTGTGACGAACTCGTTTGTGTTCCCGATCCAGTAGAACAGCTTCTTGGTCGTATGCTCAACGGCAAGGTTGATCAAGATAAGATGCTCGAATGCTTGCAAACACTCGATATTGATCTCGTGCTCACCGCCCACCCTACCGAGATCTCAAGACGTACTCTGATCCAAAAGTATTCGTCAGTTGTAGACAGCCTAGCCGCACTTGAAAATCCACAGCTGTCAGAGAGAGAAAGAAAACAGCATCACCTTCGACTCCGTCAGTTGATAGCACAAATCTGGCATACCAATGAGATCCGTCACGAGCGCCCAACGCCTGTTGATGAAGCAAGATGGGGACTGAGCACAATAGAAGCCTCGTTATGGCAAGCGATCCCTGATTTTCTACGCCAGCTAAATGAACAAGTTGAAGAACGTACTGGTAAGCAGATCCCTACCGATATTGCCCCAGTGAGATTCTCTAGTTGGATGGGTGGCGATCGTGATGGCAACCCTTTTGTCACCGCTAAAGTCACTCAAGAAGTCCTTGACCGAAACCGTCATACCGCTGCCCGATTATTCTTGAAAGATGTCGTGCTGTTAGTCAACGAACTATCGATGGAAGAAGCCAATGATGAGTTATTGGCCCTCACCAATAATAGTCATGAACCCTATAGAGATGTATTACGCGAAATAAGGCAAAAACTACGGGATACAATCGACTACTTAAATATGCGCCTTGAAGGTCATTCACCAGAAGTCGATCTTAGTCAACTTATTTGGCATGAAGATGATTTAAAGCAACCGTTAACCCTGCTTTATAACAGCTTGATAGACTCAAATATGAGCCTAATCGCAAACGGATTGCTACTCGATATGCTTCGCCGCATCGCCTGTTTTGGTATTCATATGCTCAGACTCGATATCAGGCAAGATGCCCAACGCCATAGCGATGTGATTGCTGAATTAACTCGTTACCTTGGATTAGGCGACTACAACCATTGGGATGAACATGAAAAACAAGCCTTTCTGTTAAGAGAACTAACGGATAAGCGCCCATTAATCCCCAACAATTGGCAGCCTAGCGACGAGGTTGCCGAAGTTATCAATACCGTAAGGCTAATTGCCAATCAGTCAGACAAGGCATTAGGCTCATACGTTATCTCTATGGCAAGTCAGCCTTCAGACGTATTAACCGTTCTATTGCTACTAAAAGAGGCTGGGTGTCCACATCCAATGCGAGTCGTGCCGCTGTTTGAAACCTTAGACGATCTCAACAATGCCTCAAGTTGTATGTCGGCATTATTTAATATCGATTGGTATCGTGGCTATTGCAAAGGTAGCCAAGAAGTGATGATAGGCTATTCTGACTCGGCTAAAGACGCTGGAGTCATGGCGGCTGCATGGGCGCAATATCGTGCTCAGGAACAGCTGGTTCAAATATGTCAGCGCGCCGATATCAAACTCACCCTATTCCATGGTCGTGGCGGCACGATTGGCCGAGGGGGCGGACCCGCTCACCAAGCTATCTTATCCCAGCCACCGGGTTCAGTTGATGGACGCATACGCGTTACAGAGCAAGGAGAGATGATCCGGTTCAAGTTCGGTTTACCCAAGCTGGCGGTGCAAAGCTTAGCTCTTTATACGTCCGCAGTCATGGAGGCAACACTTTTACCGCCCCCAGAACCAAAACCAGAATGGCGTGATGCCATGGAGCGACTAGCCGCGGATTCGGTAGAAGCGTACCGTGCAATAGTAAGAGACGAACCAGACTTTGTCGCATACTTCCGAGCCGCGACACCTGAAGTTGAGTTAGGTAAATTGCCGCTCGGCAGTAGACCGGCTAAACGACGAGTCGATGGCGGCATAGAAAGCTTAAGAGCGATTCCGTGGATCTTTGCTTGGTCACAAAATCGACTTATGCTACCAGCGTGGTTGGGGGCAGGCGAAGCTTTACAAGCGGCAAGCGACCGCGGAGAACTTGCACTGCTACAAGAGATGGAGCAACAATGGCCGTTCTTTGAAACGCGTATATCCATGCTTGAGATGGTTTATGCCAAAGCAGAGCCTAATCTAGCGAAATACTACGAAGCCTGCCTAGTACCGAAAGAACTTCATCACCTTGGCGAAGCATTACGAGAACGTATGGCAACAGGTATTAAAGCTGTGTTAGCACTAACCCAAGCCGATATATTAATGTCGCATACACCTTGGAATAGAGAATCTGTAGAGCTTCGTAACCCCTACATAGATCCACTAAACTTTTTACAAGCCGAACTACTCGCTAGAACACGCAAAAATGAAGATACAGCTTCAAGCAATGTGCAGTTAGCATTGATGCTAACCATTGCAGGTGTTGCAGCCGGTATGAGAAACACAGGTTGA
- a CDS encoding DUF1439 domain-containing protein produces the protein MIKLTLVSVLLLLTGCVSQYSITERELTNYLNNEIHFETKQGNQLFGIEMKLNNVDVTLGDQAGVMGITAHSAIDVRNPLMPIKAKLIVKFEAKPWYDAATHSVYLSQLNLVKVESTPKDIEKAISPIAPQVMQFLTHFLETQPVYILDVKESNQALIAEMTKRIEVTPGKLKLIFKD, from the coding sequence ATAATTAAATTAACATTGGTAAGTGTATTGCTGTTATTGACTGGCTGCGTCAGTCAATACAGCATTACCGAGCGAGAGCTAACCAATTACTTAAACAATGAGATTCATTTCGAAACCAAGCAGGGAAACCAGCTATTTGGGATCGAAATGAAGCTCAATAATGTCGATGTCACTTTGGGTGATCAAGCTGGTGTTATGGGAATTACGGCTCACAGCGCTATAGACGTCCGTAACCCACTGATGCCAATCAAGGCAAAGTTAATTGTAAAGTTTGAAGCTAAGCCTTGGTACGATGCAGCGACTCACAGTGTTTATCTAAGCCAACTCAACTTAGTTAAAGTCGAATCGACACCGAAAGATATCGAAAAAGCAATAAGCCCTATCGCACCTCAAGTGATGCAATTTTTAACCCATTTTCTCGAAACACAGCCAGTTTATATTCTCGATGTAAAAGAGAGCAACCAGGCGTTAATCGCGGAGATGACCAAGAGAATCGAGGTCACCCCAGGTAAACTGAAACTCATTTTCAAAGATTAG
- a CDS encoding CinA family nicotinamide mononucleotide deamidase-related protein has protein sequence MKIEMICTGEEVLSGQIVDTNAAWVANALMDHGIEMQQRVTVGDRLDDLIKVFQERSEHADIILVNGGLGPTTDDMSSLAMALAKDEPLIENSIWRSRLEDWFTRNGREMPPSNLKQAMLPASAVMVDNPVGTACGFRVKLNRAWLFFTPGVPFEFKQMVNEQFIPFVKRLADSHIEVSVHKLLTIGHGESALANKLDTLVLPNGMTLGYRSFMPYIEIKLFARGEEVIKQLPETVSLIKQVLGDSVVAENVDSLATVIHRQLLAQGASLSLAESCTGGMIASNLVALAGSSAYLHQGLVTYSNESKVKVLGVNPAKLDDHGAVSIAVVEEMVKGARGILDSDYALATSGIAGPDGGSEHKPVGTVAIALATKHGVYSQMLKFPARSRELVRSLSTAVALDMLRRELLQQPVIVDYGSYHRFAK, from the coding sequence ATGAAAATTGAGATGATTTGCACAGGTGAAGAGGTGCTTTCGGGACAGATCGTTGATACGAATGCTGCTTGGGTAGCAAATGCATTGATGGATCATGGTATCGAAATGCAGCAGCGTGTCACTGTTGGAGATCGACTTGATGATCTGATTAAGGTGTTTCAAGAAAGAAGTGAGCATGCGGATATCATCTTGGTTAATGGTGGTTTAGGGCCAACAACCGATGACATGTCATCTCTGGCGATGGCGTTAGCTAAAGATGAGCCGCTTATTGAGAATTCAATTTGGCGTAGTCGCTTGGAAGACTGGTTTACTCGTAATGGTCGTGAAATGCCGCCGAGCAACCTGAAGCAGGCCATGCTTCCAGCGTCTGCGGTAATGGTCGATAACCCGGTTGGAACCGCTTGCGGTTTTAGGGTAAAGCTAAATCGTGCATGGCTGTTCTTTACCCCAGGGGTACCGTTCGAGTTTAAGCAAATGGTTAACGAGCAGTTTATTCCATTCGTTAAGCGTCTTGCCGATTCTCATATCGAGGTTTCAGTACACAAGTTATTGACCATAGGTCATGGTGAGTCAGCATTAGCAAATAAGTTAGACACATTGGTTCTGCCAAATGGCATGACCTTGGGCTATCGATCGTTCATGCCCTACATAGAGATTAAGTTGTTTGCCCGTGGTGAAGAGGTCATTAAGCAGCTACCTGAAACGGTATCTCTAATTAAGCAAGTTTTGGGTGACAGTGTAGTCGCTGAGAATGTTGATTCATTGGCGACGGTTATTCATCGGCAACTACTTGCTCAAGGTGCTAGTTTGAGTCTTGCTGAATCCTGTACTGGTGGAATGATTGCAAGCAATCTTGTCGCTCTTGCTGGTAGTTCAGCTTATTTACATCAAGGCTTAGTGACTTATAGTAATGAGTCAAAAGTTAAGGTGTTGGGGGTTAACCCAGCAAAGCTTGATGATCACGGTGCGGTTTCTATTGCTGTGGTTGAAGAGATGGTAAAAGGTGCAAGAGGTATACTCGATAGTGACTACGCGCTGGCAACGAGTGGCATTGCGGGTCCAGATGGTGGCAGCGAACATAAACCAGTTGGAACCGTCGCAATAGCACTGGCAACGAAACACGGCGTGTACAGCCAAATGCTTAAATTTCCTGCGCGGTCTAGAGAGCTAGTGCGTAGCTTAAGCACTGCTGTTGCTTTGGATATGCTGAGGCGTGAGTTGTTACAGCAGCCCGTTATTGTTGACTACGGCTCTTATCATCGATTTGCAAAGTAA